tatttgaaAGTTTAAATTATAATCAATTTCGCTTAATCttaagtggaaatctattttcattcattgatgccaattcttttacaagatataaacgtAGGCAATAATAAATGTACTAAAAACTACTTCAATAAAAATCGAGTACAAGTTTTGGCttcatgtttatcttcatttgacgtatcttccattcaacgcgctctttcaCAGTTTCGCTTTTGTTTTTGaatattttgttgttaactttcaaaactggaactcttccttgccttttagcggaacattttcttggagcaacttctaaaacttgcacttccgtcttacaattttcaatctttttaaaattcTTACATATCTTAGAACAGaggcttcaagttttgcatcgcaaaaaagtgtgatcgcttTTTCATccattttagaagagaaaattcaagagaagtgaatttggtgtgagtgaattgtttgaaaatggtggtaatttatagagataaaaagtgaatttcaaattttaaaaaatcACCCGTTAGCGTTATTATCAAAAACGCCAGCGTTTTATCTTGAGATCCTGCGTTGGAGGAGCGTTTGTTCTTCGAACGCTAGAGCTGGATCTACAAACGCCAGCGTTTTTATCTGGGTCGCACATCTATTGATCTAACGCCCAAtactttaccatagtggaaaacctAGTTTGGTCATCCACCTGGCTGAACAAAAGAATGGGTTTGTTCGTTCCCACAGGAATTGCTGTTGATCCTTCCCACTACGTGAACTCAATCTGCTTGCTCTTGCCAAGTAAGTCAACATTGCTAGCTAGTAAGTCAGACTTAGAAGCTCCACGGAGTGTTCTTGGAACATTCCAAAGATCATATAATGTCTGGCTTCACTTTGTTATGAGGTGGCTTTTGATCCGTTGAAGAGACTTTCACTAGTTCAACCTCAACGATCAAGATTTGACGAAACTTGTTTTATTCAGTTAATCACGATTTAATTACTAATAAAAAAGTAGTATTAggaggcttttttttttttggtgcaaACTTCACAAAATGGCACCTAATTCTCTAGTGGTCTTTTGAGTCGAcggattgaaaaaataaaaataaaaaaacgattttttttctgaaaagaCAGGCAGGTGCAAACCATTTTGTTCCGTTCTTGAAGATCCTTTGCAGAGTCCCGCATGGATCACACGGCGAGTCGTGGCAATCCAATCCAATCCAAAGATACGGAATATCACGATACAGTTGAAAGTTGGTAGACAACATAAAACGTGTGAGGCCAGAGAAAATCGGTCTGGGACCGCTGAAACCGACTTTTTCTGGTATATCGTCAGCAATTCCACGTGGTTTTTGGACACAACAGTACTACTTGGGGGAAAAAAcgtatttttggaaaatcggaTAACAGtacctttcttttcttttattctgTCCAGATTCATTGAATCTAGAGCGTATTAACCGGTCCACTTGACTTAAGGTAAACGTCAAAGTTATCTCACTAAAACAGCTTATGGCAACTGGTAAAAATCAGTGTTCCAGCGTTATAATATCTCAATTAGGAATCATAAAAAAGATGTCTAGATTCAATGTATCTAAACTTGTATCCTCATAATGACAATACTGCCCTCAAGACACATGCATGTGGTATGGCTTGCCCAAATATACCATGCATCTCAAGTGACAATCTTTACGCACACACGCCCATTTGTTAGGTATTGTCAGTCTAATGCATTGTAATGCTCATTCTAAGACGAAAGCTCACAACACTGTTGATTTTGCGAACTCACTAGTTCTTATAGCTGTGTAAGTGTTCAAAGTTACAAGTCAGTATCAATATAACACAGGCGATAAAATAATCCGGTGATGATACAATCACTTGAGCTCAAAATTCTTCAGCATAAATTTTCGCTAAAGAATCAGCAACAGAGGAAGGCCATTAATAGGTAAAAGGTTATTTTAGTACTTTCACTTTCTACATACATTCACTTTCCATAACATACATACATGACCATGAATAGTTTAGTACGTGGCAACCTTGAAGTTTCAACTgccttattatataaatagttcatcttcttcatctccctTCACCCCTCCAGAACTCAAATCAAATAcagaaaaggaaaagagagaaaagagagagagGAATCCGTTTTTGTCACCGAGCTTTttattgggtttgtaatttttataaaccctaacataaaaaaaaaaacccggtATTTCCCTCTCTCTGATTGAAAATTTTTCATTCCAAAAGCTTACACAAAAATCTCTGATAAATTTTCAATCTTTACAGAAAGGGGTACATCTATCTACCTGCATTTCTCTGTGTTGGGTTTTTGCTCTAATTTATCAGCTCCGCTACTTGAATCACTGGTAAGGCATTGTTAATTTCAGCTTCAATATACAGATCTTTGTTATGAGTAACTATAATTTATCAGACATTGGATTTGGTTTTTCACTAATTCTAGATCTGATCACAAATTTGATTGATTTCACCTAAAATCAGGTGTTTCTGATCATGGGTCGTCTCCATTTGTAGTTTTAGTCTTTTCAAAGTTTTTATAAAAGTGGGTTTCAGAATCAAGACCTTTTCAGGATTTAGGGTTACGACTTTTCATTTAAAAGTTCcaacttttttcttttaatagaaatccaaaaatgggtactaaattATCGTTTTTGGTCTTTTTTGCAGATAATATAACAAAATGGTGCTATGGGTATTTGGATATGGTTCATTGGTATACAACTTTGGTTTTGATTATGATGAGAAAGTTGTAGGTTTCATCAAGGGTCACAAGCGTGTATTTGATCTAGGTATGAAGTTTTTTCTATTATGGAATCAATAGTATATTCGAAGTTTCGTTATGTGATTGATTTGGGAGTGTATTTTTTACTGTGACTTATTTAGATTGTTTATGTGTTGGATTCCAGCATGCATTGATCATAGAGGTACCCCTGAACATCCAGCAAGAACTTGTACCTTGGAGGCAGGCGAAGGCGAAATTTGTGTAAGTATAATTTGAAGATTTACCTATATTAAAAATTTGATTGAGGGTCTGACCAGTATTATACTGAATAGGATCTATCACATTTGAGGTGTATTTAGCGTAGGTGTGTTTTCGTAATTTAAAGGAACTGGACTTTATTGATTCGAGAGTTCAAACTAATTATCATTTAATGAGTTAATCATGTAATTATTGTTAGAATCTTGGATGATTACGATTATATTAGAATCTAATGGTTCACGATTATGGTTCATGTGTTCGTTTTACTATCTATTAGTTATTGTTTTTGTACATTGTTTTGTTTGTGGTGTTAATATTTTCTCTTGAAATCTTTGCCAGTGGGGTGCTGCATTCTGTGTCAAAGGAGGTCCTGAAAAGGAAAGACTAGCAATGGAGGTATATGTTCGTTTCTAAAGATCTACGACACTGTAAATTTGTGATCATATCGATTAAAACTAAGTTTTGTTCATCTAATGATGATTGTGTTATCTCTTTATCTTTGTGTAGTATTTGGAGAGAAGAGAATGCGAGTACGATCTAAAGGCAAGTGTAGACTTTTACAGGGTAAGTTcactgttttcttttctttttcctaatAATCTTATTCTCATGTTCGAAATCGTTTGTGATCCTTATTCCTCTATTCATTTTTTCTTGCTCTCAGGAAGATGACCCTCTTAAGCCAGCCGTAACCGGATGCTTGGTGTGAGTACCTTAATCaacctttcctttttctttccttctatttGATTCCAATACCCAATGTCGTGATTCAAAACATATATGCCTATTGAACTGACAAGATATATTCTCATTTCCAGGTTCACATCCACTCCATGCAAAATATCGAATAAGTATTATTTGGGGCCAGCTCCATTAGAGGATATGGCGAGGTGAGTTGCAGAAACTATGCTACAGTTCTCTAATTAGATTTCATGTTCATTTTTGGATTTGTCTAACTGATTATTCTTTTGTTCCTTTTCAGTCAAATTGCAACTGCTACTGGGCCTTGCGGGAACAATAGAGATTATCTCTTTAAGTTAGAGAAGGCCTTGGCTGATATTGGTAAgcgttttttcttctttattctatTGTCATTCTACACAAACTCACCACATTAAACCGGACTTTGACTAAACATTTCACAAACCAATGCCTACTTACGAACAGAATTGTTGACCTTTGTCGTTGTTTTACTAAATATGATAAAACAATATGAATGATTGTGTATTTCGCAATTTTTACAAGTCTGACCTGGAAGCACGATTTACAGGTCATGAGGATGATATGGTGATAGAGCTAGCAAATGAAGTGAGGAGCGTACTAGCACGTATCGAGAGACCTAAGGAGAAGTTGTTAGTGGGTAGTGGTATCAGCGATACGAGTCGAATCTCTCTAAAAGCAGCCCATATGCCCTCACCTCTGCATCTTATCGGCGGCCCCCTTCCGGAAGCTATTGCCATGGACTCGTAAGAGATATTCAAATTGCCATCCTTTAACAAAACTCCTAATTGCTGGTTTTAGTCTCTTCTTTAGCCGATAATTACAGAACACTTATTTGTTTCGCCTTCTGCCTAATAAAATTAGTAGGTTGACGTCTTTAGCTATACACTCTTCACAACTTTGTTGATTTTCCTATCCTTGTATTAACTTGAAGGTATAGATGTAGAAGACAAAAGTCTTTACTTGAACTATGTACTGAGTTTATGTTATGAGAACTATTTTGATGTTGTTCAATTATCAATGGAAAAATCTAGTTTTAGTAATATACGCTGCATGTTTTATTCTCTATTTGCTCTTGATTTGGAAGAATAATTACTGATTTCATTGTTGGCTTAAATGTTCGTAATCGTTACTGTTTACAAATCTTTGAGGTTGAAACAATGTTGAACAGTACAGCAGTGGGCGGCACTCTGTACTGTGTAGTACGTCTGGAGACTGAAAATAAAATGAGAAACATAGTTCTAAAAAAAGATTGTGGAAACAAGGGAAATCCCTCATTTGAAGTTCGCCGTTGTCTCATTAGAGCTAGTACGTGAAGAGGAGTCTTCACTGATAGTTTCCTGCCTGCACAAATGCATTGAACTTGAGAGTTACTCACAAATTGTGCCATCCTGACAAACTGTGTACATGTTAGCGACCCAAATTTCATGGCTGCTAATGGTGGTACTAGTTTATTTGGGGAGGGTGGCAAAACTCATAAGATAAACTAAAAAACCTTGTCTTCCATATTTTGGTACATTCTCCAGTAATCTAGCATACCCATTATCAATGTTGCTAAATTTGTGCATTTGAAGGGTAGAAGATGATTCATCGAAATATCAAGACATGGTCTTGCAAAAGAGACACCCCCAAGTTCAACAGCCAGAAAATCCTCgctctttctctctcctctcaccaaaattttttttccttcttttcctgAGTATGGAGTAATTTCTTAGTAATTTTCTAGGGCTTATCAGGATTATGAGTTAAGGGAGGGTAATGGGATCAAATAACTTGGATGTTGTGGAAGTAATAAGAATCAGGATATGTTttctgttaattttttttttcctttttaaattttattatattattggatggatattattacatgaaactagttggaagcctaacaagctaagctccaacgacatactattatattaattgaacaggttgctgtgctaatctaccagcgagtctcatgggtaacctagccaagggagccaaaACGACGggaggggggctgagattgtgtcacaagggggcaaactaacactaccttccatgttaattcctgcaatattacgccattggggactcaAACCTGTGACCTCCTGAAACGCAttaaactttggggaacggggatgaccagctgagctagggtcccgttatctttttttttttcctcctcctcctccttctctACTCTACTGTGGGAGTTTTAGTTCTGTTCCATCTTTCTATCTTTTTTCTCTTTGAATCTATTGATTCATTTTCTTCCGACTTCTTTTGTTTCGGATTCTCTTTGATTCCTCTATTGGGTTGGATTTCTATTGCCTCTCCTCTTTTTTCATCTCTCTAAATCTATATCTCTTCTGTCTCTTTAGCTGTTTGGGTATTTCTCTTTTGGCTCGATTTTCTTTCAATAGTAAGTTGTGATTTGATcttctactttcttcttcttctaaagtctttctctctttttctttcatttttgctGGTCTGATTTATGCTTCTCTCTTGGTCTTAACCTGAAATAgatctaaaaataaaatattttccctggACTGTTTGATGgaaaaatttaatcatttttGCTAAAAGTTTTCATATAAAAAAACCCTTCTTTCTCCTCTTCTCTGGATGTTTCTCTTGGTTTAAAATGAGTTCCAAAATGGTgaccatcttgttcttcttcccgTTTCCGGATCCAATCTTCAAAAGGATATTTACCCTTCTTCTGGTTGTTACTCCTCTTAATCTTTCTATTATTTTTTCCTTCCCTTGTTCTTTCTGATCTTGATCCGGAAAATGAAATTTTTGAGAGTATCTAAAAGTTGTTTCTCTTCTCTCGTTTAAGGTGTTTTTCTTTTCGTCTTAAATAGGCATGTTTAAAAAAATTTGTGATAGGGATGGGGATTGTTTTGTCTTGGCTAGTTTTCTTTTAGGTTTGTCTTCTTTAAAGACCTTGACTATTTTCAAATCTCTGTTAGGATTCTTTGGATTGACTTCTTCTTTCTTGCCTGTTTGGTCAGATTTGCTTGGTTTTTTTAGGATTTTAATCTAATTCTaatctttgttttcttattttggtcATCTTCTTTTCAATTGTTGATAGGATTTTCACTTAGTCTTTCGCTGAATTTTTTGTGTGATTTAAAAATCtgctgtgcaaaaaaaaaaaaaaaaaaaaaaaaaaaaaatcgatcccATGTCCCCAACCCTAACTTTGTTGATCCCAAACAACCCCAGGTAAGTCCTTCTTCACTACTCTTAATCTTAAACATCTTTTGTGAAATTTATTCGGAGACATCTGTTCGTTCTCTCCAAGGAAAGTGTTCCGGCCGTATCGTTGTTGGATACACAGGGGCCTTTTCCTCCACTTTGTCtcttgaaattacatttttggattcgttttttattttctatttgaatttcatattttctttagATCCTTTCTCTAGGAGACAGTAAATAGCCTTGAATAATTTATAGTGTGGTACTTGGTCCTCTATATAGGATAGTTTAATTACTTTTTAGTTTTCGGTTGGTTATCCAGGGAACTCTTTTCCATATCTTTAATGTGGTCCTTGTCATTTTTCACTGTTTGTTTCCATGTTTATAAATTAATGACAACATTTCAAGTCCACTAATGTAGGTTTTAATTGAGCATTAGGATCTCAGTATTGCTTTGAGAAAGTGTTGCCTTAATTGTTAGATAATACAACACTAGTACTAGTCTCTAGTTTAAGTT
This DNA window, taken from Papaver somniferum cultivar HN1 chromosome 3, ASM357369v1, whole genome shotgun sequence, encodes the following:
- the LOC113358780 gene encoding gamma-glutamylcyclotransferase 2-2-like, with translation MVLWVFGYGSLVYNFGFDYDEKVVGFIKGHKRVFDLACIDHRGTPEHPARTCTLEAGEGEICWGAAFCVKGGPEKERLAMEYLERRECEYDLKASVDFYREDDPLKPAVTGCLVFTSTPCKISNKYYLGPAPLEDMASQIATATGPCGNNRDYLFKLEKALADIGHEDDMVIELANEVRSVLARIERPKEKLLVGSGISDTSRISLKAAHMPSPLHLIGGPLPEAIAMDS